A window of the Hevea brasiliensis isolate MT/VB/25A 57/8 chromosome 6, ASM3005281v1, whole genome shotgun sequence genome harbors these coding sequences:
- the LOC110636446 gene encoding protein ESSENTIAL FOR POTEXVIRUS ACCUMULATION 1 isoform X1 — translation MADGKLTLPDDLISSKFPDEHTSNAKDEAWGGGIGEDKPLMSLLDESKDEVVSDSGMPLSPQWLYTKLVDAKIPTAGASGEMRAPNSLSQGNCPDNNLKDSWRLDGQDKKDWRKISADVESSRCWREEERETSLLGRRDRRREDRRADAISTRDIAESRVLSSSDRWHDSNSRNSGHESRRDSKWSSRWGPEDKEKDSWNEKRTDVEKEDTYTDKQSFVTGSHTTLERENDSREKWRPRHRMEVNSGGMRSAPGFGSERGCMAGSNIRFAAGRGRSNSNGGISIGRHPSASAIGSIPLDKNQSYCYPRGKILDIYRRQQTLQSFNNIPDGMENVPSVTTEVAIKPLSFVAPDAEEEAVLGDIWLGKNKSSGGLHNSLRDRNEGSKDDIRGFAEVTSEGNLSSTINTDEIFESFRKFAVNDSDDGSGADVSDTSIMEEVCSSKEGKEKLRTAIGRALSDGLMPAVPKKENSSSSQEIGPGNNIVELKTLDNQQVADLANMNHLESEHIKSATSFEIGSQLPDDPSSLFDFPSGQQSQSDNQFALKSNDEVHLLRSVVIPEELSLCYLDPQGVIQGPYLGIDIVTWFEQGYFGTDLPVCLSDAPDGSPFLELGELMPHLKVKLGSVSSTSKLSDTVGGSLEESIPIAFATDFEGSSAVRADQQQASSASSRFEDPSNVIGQSSVYNNSFRSGMQCSDDQRLEHFVTQGEEVLPGRPGSNSGNPSMKLAADIPNSVSNPSSDPSLASEFLGTHQDENLHPFGLLMSDLRGNSQLRRVQSSNISSSMGDQGQTIDPCSEGAFAFCNQSSFGAVVDQPPYMETWSDDYSKNTLTNPSIHIDSKDVHLSHREQDFSDFDLQHLILQNLQKEQLQPQNNLSTHSLSHGTRLGIEEIPSNFLKLQFQQQQQLELQQQRRLELQQQQWHLEVRQQQRQLEIQQRQRQLELQLQRQLEIQRQRQLELQQQRQLEFQQQQWQLEFQQRQWQLELQKQQQLLQQQLRHQQMELLLQQQEKQQQQLVLERMLQHQMSDLGYRRSKVDPLMENLLDQVQFRMQLPELQQSSHPSRHLDPSLEQIIQAKVGLNSLQEPQADFLDLLQEKHGNVLPSNQFHFQQERLQAQQLSLALKQQLGMDGKRHLSGPLSVDEAGHLARNGGALNQSQSLGFDTSDFYQQRRLSSPEEHLSHLKRKHALQEQCQHGLYEPVVIPGIKLDNVNDCPQDPNSTEHLYMQPADQLGSFSSGMPFPFKQISDDFYGSPPAALGFLPGKQGKLEKSGIKGEMQQLLLETQQQSKVSEVAANSSICAPTGGDEENSKILLMDCQKLGLQCIRSSETDYQYLISSSEPQDALCLIKDSRFSNLPFNHILDQEAAMNLSFMKGPQILNSTSLLQDNLVTAALSGQNGERLLSKSNSGALIEEQTFLSGARDPSHASYANARFIGKSTLDEDLPELERKGSIYGSKAMVPMCRSVSQIEDNLVEQAEAATDLGRIPSRHSLLSIAGGNQGIYCCKMGNNISSGGEVSNDSVPSIPTKGLDNTLHKRLPVSRGLSSDDGLPDLAPASNVKQKSSLNLPTSNEKRHLSEGNVAAASVGEMQASGKKEMRFRRTSSYSDATVSETSFIDVLKKSVLSEADAANVAALESSDGSQAAQSAKKKGKKGRQIDPALLGFKVSSNRIMMGEIQRLED, via the exons ATGGCTGACGGGAAGCTTACTCTGCCTGACGATCTCATCTCATCCAAGTTCCCTGATGAACACACATCCAACGCCAaag ATGAAGCCTGGGGTGGAGGAATTGGTGAGGACAAGCCACTGATGAGTTTGCTTGATGAGTCAAAAG ATGAAGTAGTTTCAGATAGCGGCATGCCTCTTTCTCCACAATGGCTTTATACTAAACTTGTTGATGCTAAGATACCAACTGCTGGAGCATCAGGG GAAATGCGTGCACCTAATTCTCTGTCCCAGGGGAACTGCCctgacaacaatttgaaagataGTTGGCGATTGGATGGCCAGGATAAAAAAGATTGGAGGAAAATTTCAGCTGATGTAGAAAGCAGCCGTTGTTGGCGTGAAGAGGAGAGAGAGACAAGTTTACTGGGTAGACGAGATCGTAGGAGAGAAGATCGTCGTGCTGATGCCATATCAACAAGGGACATAGCTGAGAGCAGAGTATTGTCTTCTTCAGATCGTTGGCATGATAGTAATAGCCGTAATTCTGGGCATGAATCTCGGAGAGACAGCAAATGGTCATCAAGGTGGGGTCCTGAAGATAAAGAGAAGGATTCTTGGAATGAGAAGAGGACAGATGTTGAGAAGGAAGATACTTACACAGACAAGCAATCTTTTGTTACTGGAAGCCACACAACTTTGGAGCGAGAGAATGACTCTCGAGAGAAGTGGAGGCCTCGCCATCGCATGGAAGTTAATTCTGGTGGAATGCGAAGTGCACCAGGATTTGGGTCAGAAAGAGGATGCATGGCAGGATCAAATATTCGATTTGCTGCAGGAAGAGGAAGGTCAAATAGTAATGGGGGCATATCAATTGGAAGGCATCCTTCTGCTTCTGCTATTGGATCTATTCCTTTGGATAAGAATCAATCATACTGCTATCCAAGGGGAAAAATTCTGGACATTTACCGAAGGCAACAAACTCTTCAAAGTTTTAATAACATCCCTGATGGGATGGAGAATGTACCCTCAGTAACAACAGAAGTTGCTATTAAGCCATTGTCTTTTGTTGCACCTGATGCAGAGGAAGAG GCTGTACTTGGAGATATATGGCTGGGGAAAAACAAAAGCAGTGGAGGGTTACACAATTCACTTCGTGACAGGAATGAGGGATCAAAAGATGATATCAGAG GCTTTGCTGAAGTGACTAGTGAGGGGAATCTGAGTTCTACAATTAACACTGATGAAATTTTTGAATCTTTTAGAAAGTTTGCTGTTAATGATTCTGATGATGGTAGTGGGGCTGACGTGTCAGATACATCTATAATGGAGG AGGTATGTTCTTCAAAAGAAGGCAAAGAGAAGCTTAGAACAGCAATTGGTAGAGCTTTGAGTGATGGCTTGATGCCTGCTGTTCCAAAGAAAGAGAATTCCAGTAGTTCCCAGGAGATTGGCCCCGGTAACAATATTGTGGAATTGAAAACTCTTGATAACCAGCAAGTGGCAGATTTGGCTAATATGAACCATCTAGAGTCGGAACATATCAAGTCAGCTACTTCTTTTGAAATTGGTAGTCAGCTTCCTGATGATCCGAGTTCTCTATTTGATTTTCCATCTGGACAGCAAAGTCAAAGTGATAATCAATTTGCTTTAAAGAGCAATGATGAGGTACACCTATTAAGAAGTGTTGTCATTCCTGAGGAGCTATCTTTGTGCTATCTTGATCCTCAAGGGGTGATACAGGGGCCATATCTGGGGATTGATATTGTCACATGGTTTGAGCAAGGGTATTTTGGAACTGATCTACCTGTTTGCTTGTCAGATGCTCCTGATGGATCACCTTTTCTTGAACTTGGTGAACTTATGCCACATCTAAAAGTTAAACTTGGATCTGTTTCTAGCACCAGTAAGTTATCCGATACTGTTGGAGGCAGCTTGGAAGAGAGTATACCTATTGCTTTTGCTACTGACTTTGAAGGTAGTTCTGCTGTTAGAGCAGACCAACAACAGGCTTCATCAGCTTCATCTAGATTTGAGGATCCCTCGAATGTTATTGGTCAGTCAAGTGTTTACAATAACAGTTTTCGCTCTGGGATGCAGTGCTCTGATGATCAAAGATTGGAACATTTTGTCACTCAGGGTGAAG AAGTTCTTCCTGGAAGGCCTGGAAGTAACAGTGGTAACCCTTCGATGAAGCTTGCTGCAGACATTCCAAATTCGGTTTCTAATCCTTCTAGTGACCCTTCCCTTGCGAGTGAATTCTTAGGAACTCATCAGGATGAGAATCTGCATCCATTTGGCCTTTTGATGTCTGACCTCAGAGGTAACTCTCAGCTGAGGCGTGTTCAATCATCAAATATATCTTCAAGCATGGGTGATCAGGGTCAAACTATAGATCCTTGCTCAGAAGGAGCTTTTGCTTTCTGCAATCAGAGCTCTTTTGGTGCAGTGGTTGATCAACCTCCTTATATGGAGACATGGTCTGATGATTATAGCAAAAATACTCTCACTAACCCTAGCATTCATATAGATTCAAAAGATGTTCACTTATCTCACAGGGAGCAAGACTTCAGTGATTTTGACCTGCAGCACCTTATTTTACAGAATTTGCAAAAAGAACAACTTCAGCCACAGAATAATTTATCTACACATTCCCTCTCACATGGCACCAGATTGGGCATTGAAGAAATTCCTTCTAATTTTTTGAAACTGCAGTTTCAACAACAGCAGCAATTAGAGCTTCAACAACAACGGAGATTGGAGCTTCAACAACAGCAGTGGCACTTGGAGGTTCGGCAGCAGCAACGGCAGTTGGAGATTCAGCAGCGGCAACGACAATTGGAGCTCCAGCTGCAACGGCAGTTGGAGATTCAGAGGCAGCGGCAGTTGGAGCTTCAGCAGCAGCGTCAATTAGAGTTTCAACAGCAGCAGTGGCAGTTGGAGTTTCAACAGCGGCAGTGGCAACTGGAACTTCAAAAGCAGCAGCAGTTACTCCAGCAGCAACTTCGTCACCAGCAAATGGAGTTGCTGCTACAGCAGCAAGAAAAACAACAACAGCAGTTGGTTCTTGAGCGTATGCTTCAGCATCAGATGTCTGATCTTGGTTATAGACGGTCAAAAGTGGATCCTCTGATGGAGAACTTGCTTGATCAAGTTCAGTTCAGAATGCAGCTGCCAGAACTGCAACAGAGTTCTCATCCTTCTAGACACCTTGATCCATCACTGGAGCAAATAATCCAAGCTAAGGTTGGATTGAATTCTCTTCAAGAACCACAGGCTGATTTCTTAGACCTATTACAGGAAAAACATGGAAATGTACTCCCTTCCAACCAGTTTCATTTTCAGCAAGAACGGTTGCAGGCACAACAATTATCTTTGGCACTGAAACAGCAGTTAGGAATGGATGGGAAGAGACATCTCAGTGGACCATTGTCTGTTGATGAAGCAGGTCATCTTGCTCGGAATGGTGGTGCTCTTAACCAGTCTCAGTCTTTAGgatttgatacttcagatttCTACCAGCAGCGGAGGCTTTCCTCACCAGAGGAGCATCTAAGCCATCTTAAACGGAAACATGCTTTACAGGAGCAGTGTCAACATGGGCTTTATGAACCTGTTGTAATCCCTGGGATAAAGTTGGATAATGTAAATGATTGTCCTCAAGATCCCAATTCAACAGAACATCTCTACATGCAGCCTGCCGACCAACTCGGTTCTTTCTCTTCTGGTATGCCTTTCCCGTTTAAACAAATTTCAGATGATTTTTATGGTTCTCCCCCAGCAGCATTGGGATTTCTCCCTGGAAAACAAGGGAAGCTGGAAAAGAGTGGGATTAAAGGAGAGATGCAACAACTGCTTCTTGAAACTCAGCAGCAGAGTAAGGTTTCCGAAGTTGCTGCAAACTCTAGTATTTGTGCACCAACTGGAGGTGATGAGGAAAACTCAAAGATACTTTTGATGGATTGCCAAAAACTGGGTCTTCAATGTATTCGGTCGTCAGAAACTGATTATCAATATCTTATATCATCTTCTGAGCCTCAGGATGCCTTATGCCTGATCAAGGATTCGCGCTTTTCAAATCTTCCTTTCAATCACATCCTAGATCAAGAAGCTGCTATGAACCTTTCATTTATGAAAGGGCCACAAATTTTGAATTCAACTTCTCTATTGCAAGATAATCTGGTTACTGCTGCTTTGAGTGGTCAAAATGGTGAAAGATTGCTCTCTAAGTCAAATTCTGGAGCACTAATTGAAGAACAGACATTCTTGTCAGGCGCAAGAGATCCTTCTCATGCTAGTTATGCGAATGCCAGATTTATTGGTAAATCAACATTGGACGAAGACTTGCCAGAACTGGAAAGAAAGGGAAGTATATATGGGTCCAAAGCTATGGTTCCGATGTGCAGGTCAGTTTCACAAATTGAAGACAacttggttgagcaggcagaagCTGCAACGGATTTGGGGAGGATACCAAGCAGGCATAGTTTGCTAAGCATTGCTG GCGGAAATCAAGGCATCTACTGCTGCAAGATGGGAAACAATATATCATCTGGAGGGGAGGTTTCTAATGATAG TGTACCTTCTATACCAACCAAAGGGCTTGATAATACTTTACATAAACGTCTGCCCGTATCACGGGGATTATCTTCCGACGATGGTTTGCCAGACTTGGCCCCCGCTTCAAATGTCAAGCAGAAAAGCTCGCTGAACCTTCCAACTTCTAATG AAAAAAGGCATTTGTCTGAGGGGAATGTAGCAGCAGCCTCAGTTGGTGAAATGCAGGCATCTGGGAAGAAAGAAATGCGTTTTAGGAGGACCTCTTCTTACAGTGATGCTACTGTGTCAGAGACATCATTTATAGATGTGCTTAAAAAATCAGTTCTTTCTGAGGCTGATGCAGCTAATGTGGCTGCTCTGGAGTCATCTGATGGTTCACAAGCAGCACAAAGTgcgaaaaagaaaggaaagaagggAAGGCAGATAGATCCTGCTCTTCTTGGCTTCAAGGTTTCCAGCAACCGTATCATGATGGGTGAGATACAACGCCTGGAAGACTAA
- the LOC110636446 gene encoding protein ESSENTIAL FOR POTEXVIRUS ACCUMULATION 1 isoform X2 codes for MADGKLTLPDDLISSKFPDEHTSNAKDEAWGGGIGEDKPLMSLLDESKDEVVSDSGMPLSPQWLYTKLVDAKIPTAGASGGNCPDNNLKDSWRLDGQDKKDWRKISADVESSRCWREEERETSLLGRRDRRREDRRADAISTRDIAESRVLSSSDRWHDSNSRNSGHESRRDSKWSSRWGPEDKEKDSWNEKRTDVEKEDTYTDKQSFVTGSHTTLERENDSREKWRPRHRMEVNSGGMRSAPGFGSERGCMAGSNIRFAAGRGRSNSNGGISIGRHPSASAIGSIPLDKNQSYCYPRGKILDIYRRQQTLQSFNNIPDGMENVPSVTTEVAIKPLSFVAPDAEEEAVLGDIWLGKNKSSGGLHNSLRDRNEGSKDDIRGFAEVTSEGNLSSTINTDEIFESFRKFAVNDSDDGSGADVSDTSIMEEVCSSKEGKEKLRTAIGRALSDGLMPAVPKKENSSSSQEIGPGNNIVELKTLDNQQVADLANMNHLESEHIKSATSFEIGSQLPDDPSSLFDFPSGQQSQSDNQFALKSNDEVHLLRSVVIPEELSLCYLDPQGVIQGPYLGIDIVTWFEQGYFGTDLPVCLSDAPDGSPFLELGELMPHLKVKLGSVSSTSKLSDTVGGSLEESIPIAFATDFEGSSAVRADQQQASSASSRFEDPSNVIGQSSVYNNSFRSGMQCSDDQRLEHFVTQGEEVLPGRPGSNSGNPSMKLAADIPNSVSNPSSDPSLASEFLGTHQDENLHPFGLLMSDLRGNSQLRRVQSSNISSSMGDQGQTIDPCSEGAFAFCNQSSFGAVVDQPPYMETWSDDYSKNTLTNPSIHIDSKDVHLSHREQDFSDFDLQHLILQNLQKEQLQPQNNLSTHSLSHGTRLGIEEIPSNFLKLQFQQQQQLELQQQRRLELQQQQWHLEVRQQQRQLEIQQRQRQLELQLQRQLEIQRQRQLELQQQRQLEFQQQQWQLEFQQRQWQLELQKQQQLLQQQLRHQQMELLLQQQEKQQQQLVLERMLQHQMSDLGYRRSKVDPLMENLLDQVQFRMQLPELQQSSHPSRHLDPSLEQIIQAKVGLNSLQEPQADFLDLLQEKHGNVLPSNQFHFQQERLQAQQLSLALKQQLGMDGKRHLSGPLSVDEAGHLARNGGALNQSQSLGFDTSDFYQQRRLSSPEEHLSHLKRKHALQEQCQHGLYEPVVIPGIKLDNVNDCPQDPNSTEHLYMQPADQLGSFSSGMPFPFKQISDDFYGSPPAALGFLPGKQGKLEKSGIKGEMQQLLLETQQQSKVSEVAANSSICAPTGGDEENSKILLMDCQKLGLQCIRSSETDYQYLISSSEPQDALCLIKDSRFSNLPFNHILDQEAAMNLSFMKGPQILNSTSLLQDNLVTAALSGQNGERLLSKSNSGALIEEQTFLSGARDPSHASYANARFIGKSTLDEDLPELERKGSIYGSKAMVPMCRSVSQIEDNLVEQAEAATDLGRIPSRHSLLSIAGGNQGIYCCKMGNNISSGGEVSNDSVPSIPTKGLDNTLHKRLPVSRGLSSDDGLPDLAPASNVKQKSSLNLPTSNEKRHLSEGNVAAASVGEMQASGKKEMRFRRTSSYSDATVSETSFIDVLKKSVLSEADAANVAALESSDGSQAAQSAKKKGKKGRQIDPALLGFKVSSNRIMMGEIQRLED; via the exons ATGGCTGACGGGAAGCTTACTCTGCCTGACGATCTCATCTCATCCAAGTTCCCTGATGAACACACATCCAACGCCAaag ATGAAGCCTGGGGTGGAGGAATTGGTGAGGACAAGCCACTGATGAGTTTGCTTGATGAGTCAAAAG ATGAAGTAGTTTCAGATAGCGGCATGCCTCTTTCTCCACAATGGCTTTATACTAAACTTGTTGATGCTAAGATACCAACTGCTGGAGCATCAGGG GGGAACTGCCctgacaacaatttgaaagataGTTGGCGATTGGATGGCCAGGATAAAAAAGATTGGAGGAAAATTTCAGCTGATGTAGAAAGCAGCCGTTGTTGGCGTGAAGAGGAGAGAGAGACAAGTTTACTGGGTAGACGAGATCGTAGGAGAGAAGATCGTCGTGCTGATGCCATATCAACAAGGGACATAGCTGAGAGCAGAGTATTGTCTTCTTCAGATCGTTGGCATGATAGTAATAGCCGTAATTCTGGGCATGAATCTCGGAGAGACAGCAAATGGTCATCAAGGTGGGGTCCTGAAGATAAAGAGAAGGATTCTTGGAATGAGAAGAGGACAGATGTTGAGAAGGAAGATACTTACACAGACAAGCAATCTTTTGTTACTGGAAGCCACACAACTTTGGAGCGAGAGAATGACTCTCGAGAGAAGTGGAGGCCTCGCCATCGCATGGAAGTTAATTCTGGTGGAATGCGAAGTGCACCAGGATTTGGGTCAGAAAGAGGATGCATGGCAGGATCAAATATTCGATTTGCTGCAGGAAGAGGAAGGTCAAATAGTAATGGGGGCATATCAATTGGAAGGCATCCTTCTGCTTCTGCTATTGGATCTATTCCTTTGGATAAGAATCAATCATACTGCTATCCAAGGGGAAAAATTCTGGACATTTACCGAAGGCAACAAACTCTTCAAAGTTTTAATAACATCCCTGATGGGATGGAGAATGTACCCTCAGTAACAACAGAAGTTGCTATTAAGCCATTGTCTTTTGTTGCACCTGATGCAGAGGAAGAG GCTGTACTTGGAGATATATGGCTGGGGAAAAACAAAAGCAGTGGAGGGTTACACAATTCACTTCGTGACAGGAATGAGGGATCAAAAGATGATATCAGAG GCTTTGCTGAAGTGACTAGTGAGGGGAATCTGAGTTCTACAATTAACACTGATGAAATTTTTGAATCTTTTAGAAAGTTTGCTGTTAATGATTCTGATGATGGTAGTGGGGCTGACGTGTCAGATACATCTATAATGGAGG AGGTATGTTCTTCAAAAGAAGGCAAAGAGAAGCTTAGAACAGCAATTGGTAGAGCTTTGAGTGATGGCTTGATGCCTGCTGTTCCAAAGAAAGAGAATTCCAGTAGTTCCCAGGAGATTGGCCCCGGTAACAATATTGTGGAATTGAAAACTCTTGATAACCAGCAAGTGGCAGATTTGGCTAATATGAACCATCTAGAGTCGGAACATATCAAGTCAGCTACTTCTTTTGAAATTGGTAGTCAGCTTCCTGATGATCCGAGTTCTCTATTTGATTTTCCATCTGGACAGCAAAGTCAAAGTGATAATCAATTTGCTTTAAAGAGCAATGATGAGGTACACCTATTAAGAAGTGTTGTCATTCCTGAGGAGCTATCTTTGTGCTATCTTGATCCTCAAGGGGTGATACAGGGGCCATATCTGGGGATTGATATTGTCACATGGTTTGAGCAAGGGTATTTTGGAACTGATCTACCTGTTTGCTTGTCAGATGCTCCTGATGGATCACCTTTTCTTGAACTTGGTGAACTTATGCCACATCTAAAAGTTAAACTTGGATCTGTTTCTAGCACCAGTAAGTTATCCGATACTGTTGGAGGCAGCTTGGAAGAGAGTATACCTATTGCTTTTGCTACTGACTTTGAAGGTAGTTCTGCTGTTAGAGCAGACCAACAACAGGCTTCATCAGCTTCATCTAGATTTGAGGATCCCTCGAATGTTATTGGTCAGTCAAGTGTTTACAATAACAGTTTTCGCTCTGGGATGCAGTGCTCTGATGATCAAAGATTGGAACATTTTGTCACTCAGGGTGAAG AAGTTCTTCCTGGAAGGCCTGGAAGTAACAGTGGTAACCCTTCGATGAAGCTTGCTGCAGACATTCCAAATTCGGTTTCTAATCCTTCTAGTGACCCTTCCCTTGCGAGTGAATTCTTAGGAACTCATCAGGATGAGAATCTGCATCCATTTGGCCTTTTGATGTCTGACCTCAGAGGTAACTCTCAGCTGAGGCGTGTTCAATCATCAAATATATCTTCAAGCATGGGTGATCAGGGTCAAACTATAGATCCTTGCTCAGAAGGAGCTTTTGCTTTCTGCAATCAGAGCTCTTTTGGTGCAGTGGTTGATCAACCTCCTTATATGGAGACATGGTCTGATGATTATAGCAAAAATACTCTCACTAACCCTAGCATTCATATAGATTCAAAAGATGTTCACTTATCTCACAGGGAGCAAGACTTCAGTGATTTTGACCTGCAGCACCTTATTTTACAGAATTTGCAAAAAGAACAACTTCAGCCACAGAATAATTTATCTACACATTCCCTCTCACATGGCACCAGATTGGGCATTGAAGAAATTCCTTCTAATTTTTTGAAACTGCAGTTTCAACAACAGCAGCAATTAGAGCTTCAACAACAACGGAGATTGGAGCTTCAACAACAGCAGTGGCACTTGGAGGTTCGGCAGCAGCAACGGCAGTTGGAGATTCAGCAGCGGCAACGACAATTGGAGCTCCAGCTGCAACGGCAGTTGGAGATTCAGAGGCAGCGGCAGTTGGAGCTTCAGCAGCAGCGTCAATTAGAGTTTCAACAGCAGCAGTGGCAGTTGGAGTTTCAACAGCGGCAGTGGCAACTGGAACTTCAAAAGCAGCAGCAGTTACTCCAGCAGCAACTTCGTCACCAGCAAATGGAGTTGCTGCTACAGCAGCAAGAAAAACAACAACAGCAGTTGGTTCTTGAGCGTATGCTTCAGCATCAGATGTCTGATCTTGGTTATAGACGGTCAAAAGTGGATCCTCTGATGGAGAACTTGCTTGATCAAGTTCAGTTCAGAATGCAGCTGCCAGAACTGCAACAGAGTTCTCATCCTTCTAGACACCTTGATCCATCACTGGAGCAAATAATCCAAGCTAAGGTTGGATTGAATTCTCTTCAAGAACCACAGGCTGATTTCTTAGACCTATTACAGGAAAAACATGGAAATGTACTCCCTTCCAACCAGTTTCATTTTCAGCAAGAACGGTTGCAGGCACAACAATTATCTTTGGCACTGAAACAGCAGTTAGGAATGGATGGGAAGAGACATCTCAGTGGACCATTGTCTGTTGATGAAGCAGGTCATCTTGCTCGGAATGGTGGTGCTCTTAACCAGTCTCAGTCTTTAGgatttgatacttcagatttCTACCAGCAGCGGAGGCTTTCCTCACCAGAGGAGCATCTAAGCCATCTTAAACGGAAACATGCTTTACAGGAGCAGTGTCAACATGGGCTTTATGAACCTGTTGTAATCCCTGGGATAAAGTTGGATAATGTAAATGATTGTCCTCAAGATCCCAATTCAACAGAACATCTCTACATGCAGCCTGCCGACCAACTCGGTTCTTTCTCTTCTGGTATGCCTTTCCCGTTTAAACAAATTTCAGATGATTTTTATGGTTCTCCCCCAGCAGCATTGGGATTTCTCCCTGGAAAACAAGGGAAGCTGGAAAAGAGTGGGATTAAAGGAGAGATGCAACAACTGCTTCTTGAAACTCAGCAGCAGAGTAAGGTTTCCGAAGTTGCTGCAAACTCTAGTATTTGTGCACCAACTGGAGGTGATGAGGAAAACTCAAAGATACTTTTGATGGATTGCCAAAAACTGGGTCTTCAATGTATTCGGTCGTCAGAAACTGATTATCAATATCTTATATCATCTTCTGAGCCTCAGGATGCCTTATGCCTGATCAAGGATTCGCGCTTTTCAAATCTTCCTTTCAATCACATCCTAGATCAAGAAGCTGCTATGAACCTTTCATTTATGAAAGGGCCACAAATTTTGAATTCAACTTCTCTATTGCAAGATAATCTGGTTACTGCTGCTTTGAGTGGTCAAAATGGTGAAAGATTGCTCTCTAAGTCAAATTCTGGAGCACTAATTGAAGAACAGACATTCTTGTCAGGCGCAAGAGATCCTTCTCATGCTAGTTATGCGAATGCCAGATTTATTGGTAAATCAACATTGGACGAAGACTTGCCAGAACTGGAAAGAAAGGGAAGTATATATGGGTCCAAAGCTATGGTTCCGATGTGCAGGTCAGTTTCACAAATTGAAGACAacttggttgagcaggcagaagCTGCAACGGATTTGGGGAGGATACCAAGCAGGCATAGTTTGCTAAGCATTGCTG GCGGAAATCAAGGCATCTACTGCTGCAAGATGGGAAACAATATATCATCTGGAGGGGAGGTTTCTAATGATAG TGTACCTTCTATACCAACCAAAGGGCTTGATAATACTTTACATAAACGTCTGCCCGTATCACGGGGATTATCTTCCGACGATGGTTTGCCAGACTTGGCCCCCGCTTCAAATGTCAAGCAGAAAAGCTCGCTGAACCTTCCAACTTCTAATG AAAAAAGGCATTTGTCTGAGGGGAATGTAGCAGCAGCCTCAGTTGGTGAAATGCAGGCATCTGGGAAGAAAGAAATGCGTTTTAGGAGGACCTCTTCTTACAGTGATGCTACTGTGTCAGAGACATCATTTATAGATGTGCTTAAAAAATCAGTTCTTTCTGAGGCTGATGCAGCTAATGTGGCTGCTCTGGAGTCATCTGATGGTTCACAAGCAGCACAAAGTgcgaaaaagaaaggaaagaagggAAGGCAGATAGATCCTGCTCTTCTTGGCTTCAAGGTTTCCAGCAACCGTATCATGATGGGTGAGATACAACGCCTGGAAGACTAA